AATCACTGTCTTCAAATTCCCCTTCACTCCTTCCCAAGCCAGTAAAATCAAAACTTAATACCGCAATACCTTTTTGAGATAATGAGGTACTGATTCTTCTTACTGCAGAAAAATTCTGGGAACAAGTGAAACAATGAGCAAATATCGCAAAGAACTTAGGGCTTTGATCAAGCGGCAAATACAAGTGTGCAGCAAGCTCGATATCCTTTCGGTTTGTAAAAGTGAGTTTTTTGGGATTCATCTGATTTATTCCTTCAATACATCCACTTTCAGATTTTCTAAAATGATTTCTGAAAGGACTTCCAAATCACCTGAAAGATATAAATCCTGTATTTTTTCTACAGAAACACTCTCATCCTCAGGCTTCAAGTTAATATAATTTTGGAATCGGATACCTCCAACTTCCTTAACAGAGGAAACCTCTCTAAACCTTACTCCTCCACCATCTGTATGATAACTGTAAGCAAGGTAATCCATGAGGTAATCATCCGTTCCAAACCAATACAAAAACTCATCATCGTAATCTTCTCCTCCACCTGATTTTTCGAAAGTCACTTTTATCAAATGGTATTCTTCCCCTTTAATAACTGTTTTTCCAAGATTCTCTTTAATAACCGCTTGGTCATTCAATCCAAAGGGTAAATAAGCAAAATAGGCAACAGAGTTTACCGAGCGTGAATATTTCCCTATCCACTCCTCCGAAAGTGTATCTATTTCCACACCATTGATCGTACGTTGAAATCCGCTATTGTTTAAAACATCTTTTATCAGCCCAAGAGAATCGGAAATCTCCCTGCTATAGTCAAATCTTTCGGAATTCTTAAAGATGGAATAGTGTATATCCCTAAAATCAAATTCAATTTTCGCAGTTTTGTAATTTTCACCACCATGGGCTTCTATGGCCTTATCCACGATTTTCTCTGCTTCAGTTCGTGTGTCACAAGACATTGCTCCAAACACAAAAGCCAATAGGATGATTGCAGTAGATATTTTCATTTAGAGAGGGATTGCGATGATTAATTTTCTTTTAATAATATTTCAAAATCTGAATATTCGTATTTCGCTCGAACATATAATTTATTTCCTTTCCCATCAACGCGATAACTGGTTCTTTCGCCGTAAAACAAGAAAGGATTTTCTTTTACCATGGAGTTGTTTTCCACAAAACTTCGGTGATCCGATAATTGCACCTCATTACCTAGCATTTCAAAAGTAACAGGGTCAAAATAATACCACCAAAGATCCTGTTCAGGCCCATAATCCACTTTAACAACTTCTGCACTGACACCACTAGCTATGACTTTTTGACCTTCATAAGTCATCAAAGCACCTTCTTCTAATAATTTCCAAGGCTGAGCTATCACATAAAAAAGTGCATCAAAATCCTTTTTCTTAGAATTTAAAAAATCTTGATTTTGAACCGCATTTTCCCCAACAAAATAGGACGAAGTAGCTCCATCAAAAGTAAAAAGGTGCTTTAACCCATCGTTTTCCCAAGAAACACTTCCTTCAAAATAAGGTATTAATCTAAATTGAATATCCTGCATCATTTCACTTTCCACTCCTCCATCTTCTGTAAATAGAGTAGTTTTCTTTTTGAAGTTAAGTAATTCTAGTTGACCCCAAGTTTTTTGACCTCCATGAGCTTTAATCGCTTTCTTGATTACCTCATGCGCTTTTCGCTCCTTTTCCGGTTTACAAGAAAGAAGAGCTGAAAACACAAAACCTATAAGAATAAAACTAAATCGGTTATACATATTCCTGTTGGTTATTCTTTGACAAATGAAGGTTCCTCTTTTTAATATCCACAGTTAAAGCTATTCCTAAAATCAGATATTCTATCAATAACAAATATGGGTTTTCTTTAAAATTTGGATTGCTATACGCCTGATAAGACAAAAAGACCGTTCCTGACCAGAAAAACAATGAGCGAATTTTTGTCAACAGGCTTAATCCAAAGGCAGGAATAATATACCAAGGGTGAATAACCGGTTGGAATAATAAATAAACGAGATAAATCATCGTCCAAACCTCCGCCATTCCCAAAAGGGATTCAGGCTTCTTTTTCCAGGAAATAAATATCATTAATCCCACACTCAAAAGTCCTAAAATCTTGGTCAACACAGCAATAGTATTATACCCTTTAATCCAATAACCAACCTCACGAAACAGATAGTAAACAGAGGCATTGAATTCAAATTTACCCTGATACAACTGCAGACTTTTCATTAAATTTTGCCAAGAATCCCCAATCAACAAAGTTCCAAATGCTAAAAAAAGAACTGCGCCTGAGGCAAGCCAAAAAGGGATTGATTTTCTTAATTTTTCATTAAAAATTAAGCTCGGAGCCAACATTAGAGGCAAAATTTTTATTCCAATTGCCATAGACCAAAAACCTCCTGACATCGCATATCTCTGCCTTGCAAAAGCCCAAAGGGCACCTAAAAGCATAACCAATACAAGCCCCTCGAAATGTAAGTTTCCAATCAATTCCAATATTACTAAAGGGTTAAACCAGTAAAGTAAAATCACTTTCCTATCGGCCTGTACACTTCGAAGTAAGTTCACCAAAAGGATAAATACTCCAATTTCACCAAAAATCAATAAGGTTCTAAGTATACCTATACCCAATATTAAACTCTGACTTCCCCAAAATGCCCCAACTCCAAAGATCACTTGATTACTTGGTGGATAAACCGAGTAATAGTCAGGTGAATTCATCACTTCAAATACCTCTTCCAAAAATGGGGTTACCAGTTCTGAGTTAGAATTAATCCACTCATTTGGTGTTTCTATGTAGGGATTTTGCCACATCAAAAGTAATTCGCCATCCCATAAAAACCTGGCATAATCATCAGACCATTGGGGTATCGTAAATAAAAGAGAGAAACGTAAGATCAACCCTGCCACAAACCACCACATGATACTCTTTTTCTTTCCTGAGGTCCATTGGTAATAAAGGCACATCAAGGCAAAACTTGCGGTAAATAGGATGAAGGTTCTTGTAAAGTCCTCTCTAGGTGTAATTCCTAATAAGGCAATTCCCAAAAGTAGACCAATCCATATGCCTACTTTCCATAAAATCTTTTGTGTGGGAATCACAGCCCTAGAGCCCTTCTCAGCTCCTCATCATCAAGGCTATTTCTGTTCCAGTAATCAAGTAATTCCTTGCTTCTACGAGTCGCAATTGTCCGCTCAATTTCCCCGTCTGCTTTGGTCTGGATTTCTTCCCAGTTCAAAATCTCAAACGGAAAAAAATTCTGATACTGAACGACTAATTTCCTATTGATGGTTTTATACTCCAACGTCAATTCCTCATGATCTCCACTTAAGCGACGCTTTGAAATAGAGGCCCTCTCAACCTTTAAAGGAATATGTGAAAATCGCTGAAAAATCAGAGAGGGTATGATCCTTACATCTCCCTCTGGAACAAGGTTGGGATTTAGACGGATGGTATTAAAAATTTCGTCTTCAGAAGCTCCTTCCAATTTTAATTCCTGATCTCCTTCTGATTCAAAATAGGAAAACAGCTGAGCTTTATAAGATCCATTTTTCCAGTTCATCTGAATAAAAGACTGGCCACACCATTCAGTTACAGAGGCGACAATTTTAAAGGCATTTTCATCATCATATACAGGCGTGAATACCGAGAGCATGGTGTTGTAGGGATACACTCCTGTCAGAAACTCACGCGTCATATTCAATTTCATCACTTTTCTCGCATCAGCACCTGCCTCCTCTGGATTATCCAACTTCACCTGGTTTCTTTTAGAAAAATCTTCTGTCACAAAAATCATCACGGCAGTTCCTTCTCTCATTTCACCATAACGGTATTGCTCCAAATCAAACACATTGATTTCGGCTTTATTTTGATACCAATAGCCTGAGAATTGATCTTCGTCCACACCTGATCTATAGCCTCCCTCACAACTCACAAGTATTAATAATGTAAATGCCAGCAATATCTGTTTCATCAAATAAGTATTTACCAATATTTAAAAATCGTAAAAATTATTTTGTATCCCGCACCAAAAACACCTTTGACTGTTCCACTTACTTTCGAAACTCCTATTCTCTTTCGATAGTTCACAGGGACTTCTGTATAACGTAGCCCCTTCTTATGTGCCTTAATCTGCATCTCAATGGTCCAACCAAAATTTTGATCTACCATATTCAGATCCAATAATTTCGACCAAATAATAGCTCTAAAAGGCCCCAAATCAGAATAATCAGCTTTTTGAATATACTTCATCATGGTCGTAGCTAACCAGTTTCCAAATACCTGTGGAAAGGTCATCGATCCAGATTCTTTTTGTCCTTTTGCCCTTGAGCCAATCACCATATCAGCTTTTCCTTCCAAAATAGGCTGAACCAAATCTGTCATTTCCTCGGGATAATCGCTGTAATCTCCATCTAAAAAAACCACAATATCCGGCTGAATATCCTGAGATTTCACCCAGTCCATTGCCGTCAGACAAGCTCTTCCGTAGCCTTTTTGGGGTTCAAATACGACCATAGCTCCTGCATCTTCGGCTGCCTTCTTGGTGTTATCCGTAGAATTATTGTTTGCCACAACCACATTTCTGACAAACTCAGGAATTTCAGCTATTACTTTCGGAATAGATTTCTCTTCATTATAAGCTGGGATGATTACGTCAACGATAGCTGAATTTCTATCCAACAGTTTATTTTCCAAGACTATATGCTTTAAATGAGGTAATAAATACTAAACTATAGCCAAAGGCTAACATCAAATGAAATGGAAGCATTTGTATGGTTCCCCATTGAATATGTAAAAACACCATACCCCAAAACAAAAGAGCCAAAAGTCCTTCAAAATAGGTTGTGGCGGGGATTTTGAACTTTATATATAAGTTATTACGAAGACCTTGTTTTCCGCTTTCCAAATTGAATTTAGGCGTTCGAATGAAAGGAGACTTTTTACCTGTCAAACCCTCCCAAACAGCTTGTGAATTATGAAGTGACAAAGCCATGGAAACAGAAAGGAATATTGGTAATTGCCAAAAAACCTGTCCCAGACTTTTCAAAAAAGACCTCCTTGCATAAAAATAACTCACTAAGTAAACCCCAGCAATAATCACAAATCCAATCATAAATATTCCCGCCAATTGAAATAGGCGCTCAGGGATCATCCCCTTTATTCCTGCCCACCAAACACCAATGCTGCTTAAACTAACCAGCAAAATCGCAATAAAAATGCTGCTATTGAACAAATGTGCAAAAGCATGAAATTTTACTCTAAAAGGAAGCTTCTGACTCATCACTCCGGAAATGTGTTTTCGAGCACATTCTGCTCCACCTTTTGTCCATCGAAATTGCTGAGATTTCACTGCCGACATGATTGGAGGCAACTCTGCAGGAGATTCAATTTCCGGCCTATAAATAAATTCCCAACCCTTGCGTTGCGCTCTATAACTTAAATCCAAATCTTCTGTTAAGGTATCATCATGCCAATTTCCAGAATCTAGAATGCAGGATTTTCGCCATACACCCCCGGTTCCATTAAAATTGATAAAAGCATGCTGATAATTTCTTCCCATTTGTTCTATCAGGAAATGCGCGTCTAATGCAAAGGCCTGTAGTCTTGTCAAAAGAGAATAACTTCTATTGAGATGAGTCCATCTACTTTGGACCATCCCTACCTTTTCGGAAGAAAAATAAGGCAGTGTTTTCAATAAAAAATCAGGATCTGGGACAAAGTCAGCATCAAAAATTGCAATGAACTCACCTTCTGCATTCACCAAACCTTCTTTCAAAGCTCCAGCTTTAAACCCAACTCTATCTTGTCTATGAATGTATTGGAAATTGACTTCAGGATAATTCTTTATTTTCTCTTGAATCAAATCTACTGTTTCATCCGTGCTATCATCCAGAAGCTGAATTTCAAGCAGCTCTTTGGGATAATTTAAATTGGCAGCGGCTTCGATCAACCTATCTACTACATAGAGTTCATTAAAAATGGGGAGCTGTACAGTTACTTTGGGCCAAGTGTCCATCTCTTTCATGGGCGTGGAAGCCAGCCATTTTCTTGCTTTCCAAAAATTCCAAAGCAAATTCCCCTGGGCCAGACTGTAAATAAAAATAAACAGCAAGCCAAGGGTATATATCCCTATTAACAGGTAAATAAAGATCATTTAATTATTCAACTTAATGGAATCATTTCCAATAATAATGGGCAATTCATTGATTCGGCCTTCTTCTGACCCATTTTCTAATTTCAATACTCCTCTTGGGCAAACGGAGGAACAAACACCACAGCCAACACAACTTGATCTGACAATATTCTGGCCTCTTTGCGCATACCAACGAACATCAATTCCCATTTCACAATAGGTAGAGCAATTTCCACATGAAATACATTGCCCACCATTTGTCGTAATTCTAAATCGGGATTTGAATCGCTGTACTATACCGAGGTAGGCTGCCAAAGGACATCCAAATCTACACCAAACCCGGTTTCCCATAAATGGATAAAATCCTGTCCCTACCACTCCTGCGAAAACAGATCCAATGGCAAAACCATAGAACGAATGTAGTTGGTTCGTAACATTTCCCAAAAGAGCAAAGCCTGAGAAATAATTTACTATGGTCAAAAGGGTCATTCCAACTGCCAGAACCAATACACCATGAATAATATAGCGTTCGTATTTCCAAGCTTTTAGGCTTTTATCAGATAGCTGTCTGTAAGGGTCCCCAACGGTTTCTGCCAAACCTCCACATCCACAGACCCAGGAGCAATACCATCGTTTTCCAAAAAAATATGTAAACAAAGGAACGCCTATGATAATCAGTAATATCCCCCAGATCAACATGAACATACCAACGCCACCAGAACTTAAGAATGTATCAATTTGGTAGTCATAAAAGAAGTCATAATCTAGTGGCCAAATATTTTTAAAATCGAAATAGGGCTGGTTAAAAAGGACAAGAATCTCAGGGATCAAAAAGGCAAAAGCCGTCTGAAAAAACATGACCGAGGCAGTTCTCAATTGCTGATATTTATTGCCGCGGTATTTTCTAAACATCCTTACTCCCATCACGATAATGGCCAGCGTATAGATAAACCCATACAGAAACCATTGACTCGCCGGGTTTCCACTTAGTATCACACTCAGAGGATCTACCATCGCAACCAAGTTGACTAGGTAGGCTGGAAACCAATAAAGGATCACATAAAACAAGATCAAATAAGCTCCGGTGAGCATTCCCATCCAACCTCTGTTTTTCATTGAGGACTTGAAAACACCATTGTTTTTCACTCCTTCAGGTTCACCCTGATACTTAGGAAGATTGTAAAGCAATCCACCCAAGGCTGCTAAACCGACCGATAAAAACAGAAATAACCAGGGATTATCTGATACGGGGCTAGCAAGTGCTGTTTTGGCCAAGGGAAAACTATAATCATCCCAAATAACCTGATCCCAAAGTGCCTGGTCTTTCAGTTGATCATTGTACTCGTTAAAATGTTTATTGAAATCAGTTAAAAAAGAAAAATTGGATGAATATTTCTGGCCATACATAGGAGCCAAAATTTCAATCATTTTCTCAGTGTGAATGTCTTTGGTATTCTCTCGAACCTGAGTTTCGGTCAGGGTATAATTCCCAAGAAAAGGAAGAACTGTAAAAACCGTGATCCCCACTAAAAACAAGATTAGCCCTATTTTTTGTATCAGTTTCATACGCTAGCTCCAAACAATTTTTGAATAAATGATTTCTTTGCTATTTGAACAGTCCGTCCACTGGCCTTTTGATAGGCCTTTTGAATTTCAATATGGTATGGAGCAAAAAACTCAGGATCAAACATCCCTTTTTGCAATTTTGATATCACTTGATCGGCTTGCCATTTTCCCTTAATTGCTTTATCGAAAAATGCATGATCCAATCTGAAACCAAAATTATTGACGCCTAGAATCCTTCCATCTTTGGCTGAAAGCATCCGAAAAGCAACTTTTCCGTTAGGAGCTTCCCAATAAAAGGAGTTGACCTCATCCTCTTTCCATTGCGGAGGGACAGTTCCATAGGTTTGATATTCTATATCCAAAAACTTGGCTGAGTTAAACCAAACTCCAGGTTGATAGGCTGTTGGTTTTCCATTTATGGTATAGGCTAAAGTTTCTCCATGCATTCTGCCTGTATACCAAACCTGTTCTACAGTTTTCCTGTCTTCTCCTGGAGCTTCATGAAATTCTGCGCAATCACCTATTGCATAGACATTTGGAATATTAGTACGAAAATAAGAGTCTACTTTCACACCTCTGTTGACTTCTAAGTCCGTTTCTCGAAGAAAATCAACATTAGGTTTTACCCCAGCAGTTAATCCAACAAACTGACATTGAATTTCCTCACCGGCAGAAGTAATCACGGATTTCACCTGCCCATTCTGATTGGACTGAATTTCCTTCAATTCTGTATCCAACTTCAAGTCAATATGGTG
Above is a window of Algoriphagus machipongonensis DNA encoding:
- a CDS encoding DUF6503 family protein, which translates into the protein MKISTAIILLAFVFGAMSCDTRTEAEKIVDKAIEAHGGENYKTAKIEFDFRDIHYSIFKNSERFDYSREISDSLGLIKDVLNNSGFQRTINGVEIDTLSEEWIGKYSRSVNSVAYFAYLPFGLNDQAVIKENLGKTVIKGEEYHLIKVTFEKSGGGEDYDDEFLYWFGTDDYLMDYLAYSYHTDGGGVRFREVSSVKEVGGIRFQNYINLKPEDESVSVEKIQDLYLSGDLEVLSEIILENLKVDVLKE
- a CDS encoding DUF6503 family protein gives rise to the protein MYNRFSFILIGFVFSALLSCKPEKERKAHEVIKKAIKAHGGQKTWGQLELLNFKKKTTLFTEDGGVESEMMQDIQFRLIPYFEGSVSWENDGLKHLFTFDGATSSYFVGENAVQNQDFLNSKKKDFDALFYVIAQPWKLLEEGALMTYEGQKVIASGVSAEVVKVDYGPEQDLWWYYFDPVTFEMLGNEVQLSDHRSFVENNSMVKENPFLFYGERTSYRVDGKGNKLYVRAKYEYSDFEILLKEN
- a CDS encoding glycosyltransferase 87 family protein, translating into MIPTQKILWKVGIWIGLLLGIALLGITPREDFTRTFILFTASFALMCLYYQWTSGKKKSIMWWFVAGLILRFSLLFTIPQWSDDYARFLWDGELLLMWQNPYIETPNEWINSNSELVTPFLEEVFEVMNSPDYYSVYPPSNQVIFGVGAFWGSQSLILGIGILRTLLIFGEIGVFILLVNLLRSVQADRKVILLYWFNPLVILELIGNLHFEGLVLVMLLGALWAFARQRYAMSGGFWSMAIGIKILPLMLAPSLIFNEKLRKSIPFWLASGAVLFLAFGTLLIGDSWQNLMKSLQLYQGKFEFNASVYYLFREVGYWIKGYNTIAVLTKILGLLSVGLMIFISWKKKPESLLGMAEVWTMIYLVYLLFQPVIHPWYIIPAFGLSLLTKIRSLFFWSGTVFLSYQAYSNPNFKENPYLLLIEYLILGIALTVDIKKRNLHLSKNNQQEYV
- a CDS encoding glycosyltransferase family 2 protein, whose translation is MENKLLDRNSAIVDVIIPAYNEEKSIPKVIAEIPEFVRNVVVANNNSTDNTKKAAEDAGAMVVFEPQKGYGRACLTAMDWVKSQDIQPDIVVFLDGDYSDYPEEMTDLVQPILEGKADMVIGSRAKGQKESGSMTFPQVFGNWLATTMMKYIQKADYSDLGPFRAIIWSKLLDLNMVDQNFGWTIEMQIKAHKKGLRYTEVPVNYRKRIGVSKVSGTVKGVFGAGYKIIFTIFKYW
- a CDS encoding cellulose synthase family protein; its protein translation is MIFIYLLIGIYTLGLLFIFIYSLAQGNLLWNFWKARKWLASTPMKEMDTWPKVTVQLPIFNELYVVDRLIEAAANLNYPKELLEIQLLDDSTDETVDLIQEKIKNYPEVNFQYIHRQDRVGFKAGALKEGLVNAEGEFIAIFDADFVPDPDFLLKTLPYFSSEKVGMVQSRWTHLNRSYSLLTRLQAFALDAHFLIEQMGRNYQHAFINFNGTGGVWRKSCILDSGNWHDDTLTEDLDLSYRAQRKGWEFIYRPEIESPAELPPIMSAVKSQQFRWTKGGAECARKHISGVMSQKLPFRVKFHAFAHLFNSSIFIAILLVSLSSIGVWWAGIKGMIPERLFQLAGIFMIGFVIIAGVYLVSYFYARRSFLKSLGQVFWQLPIFLSVSMALSLHNSQAVWEGLTGKKSPFIRTPKFNLESGKQGLRNNLYIKFKIPATTYFEGLLALLFWGMVFLHIQWGTIQMLPFHLMLAFGYSLVFITSFKAYSLGK
- a CDS encoding 4Fe-4S binding protein; protein product: MKLIQKIGLILFLVGITVFTVLPFLGNYTLTETQVRENTKDIHTEKMIEILAPMYGQKYSSNFSFLTDFNKHFNEYNDQLKDQALWDQVIWDDYSFPLAKTALASPVSDNPWLFLFLSVGLAALGGLLYNLPKYQGEPEGVKNNGVFKSSMKNRGWMGMLTGAYLILFYVILYWFPAYLVNLVAMVDPLSVILSGNPASQWFLYGFIYTLAIIVMGVRMFRKYRGNKYQQLRTASVMFFQTAFAFLIPEILVLFNQPYFDFKNIWPLDYDFFYDYQIDTFLSSGGVGMFMLIWGILLIIIGVPLFTYFFGKRWYCSWVCGCGGLAETVGDPYRQLSDKSLKAWKYERYIIHGVLVLAVGMTLLTIVNYFSGFALLGNVTNQLHSFYGFAIGSVFAGVVGTGFYPFMGNRVWCRFGCPLAAYLGIVQRFKSRFRITTNGGQCISCGNCSTYCEMGIDVRWYAQRGQNIVRSSCVGCGVCSSVCPRGVLKLENGSEEGRINELPIIIGNDSIKLNN
- a CDS encoding NAD(P)/FAD-dependent oxidoreductase encodes the protein MKSNRHVAIIGNGISGVTCARQLRKLDDNVRITLISGESKYFFSRTALMYVFMGHMKFEHTQPYEPWFWEKNRIDLKEDWVNEVDFENSTLNFQSGESLAYDDLVIATGSKPNKFGWPGEDLQGVQGLYSKQDLESMEKITEKGVNRAIIVGGGLIGIEMAEMLSYKKIPVTFLVREKRFWDNILPKEEAELVGRHILEHHIDLKLDTELKEIQSNQNGQVKSVITSAGEEIQCQFVGLTAGVKPNVDFLRETDLEVNRGVKVDSYFRTNIPNVYAIGDCAEFHEAPGEDRKTVEQVWYTGRMHGETLAYTINGKPTAYQPGVWFNSAKFLDIEYQTYGTVPPQWKEDEVNSFYWEAPNGKVAFRMLSAKDGRILGVNNFGFRLDHAFFDKAIKGKWQADQVISKLQKGMFDPEFFAPYHIEIQKAYQKASGRTVQIAKKSFIQKLFGASV